One window of Chloroflexus aggregans DSM 9485 genomic DNA carries:
- a CDS encoding C45 family autoproteolytic acyltransferase/hydolase gives MVKLTGDAYTQGWQHGRALRDAIVANLRLYTARFERELRMPSDEVWRRGSRYAAVIAEQSPDYAAGMRGIADGAGVEFAAIVALNVRYELFYQLFREYGSVATPDGCTAFALLPTETVEGHLLVGENWDWIVGVRGAIVLSEAPDGHRTLAFTEAGIFGGKIGLNTAGLALLINGLASTVDDWASLRRPFHVRCYDILRASSLAEAQAVITGEARAGSANFLLVQAPDQIVNIEAAPEAVAVSGCVAGCVVHANHFIDPTALGIAERQIERYPHSQWRQARLQALLAKRPQSLASVQMALRDHDRYPYSVCFHIDPADPPDERYETVTSIIMDVTARTLYATDGPPCGRSYVRYQLSD, from the coding sequence ATGGTGAAGTTGACAGGTGATGCCTACACACAGGGTTGGCAGCATGGTCGTGCATTGCGCGACGCGATTGTTGCCAACCTTCGTCTTTATACCGCACGGTTTGAACGCGAATTGCGGATGCCATCGGACGAGGTGTGGCGACGTGGGTCTCGGTATGCGGCAGTAATTGCCGAGCAAAGTCCAGATTATGCAGCCGGTATGCGCGGAATTGCTGATGGGGCTGGGGTTGAGTTTGCCGCAATTGTGGCGTTGAATGTACGTTACGAACTCTTTTACCAGCTCTTTCGCGAGTATGGCTCGGTGGCTACGCCCGATGGTTGCACGGCGTTTGCGTTATTACCGACCGAGACGGTAGAAGGTCATCTGTTGGTGGGAGAGAATTGGGATTGGATTGTCGGTGTGCGCGGCGCAATTGTCCTTAGCGAGGCACCCGATGGTCATCGCACGCTAGCCTTTACCGAAGCCGGTATTTTTGGTGGCAAAATCGGCTTAAATACTGCCGGATTGGCGTTGCTGATCAATGGGTTGGCGAGTACAGTGGATGACTGGGCTAGTCTGCGGCGACCATTTCACGTCCGCTGTTACGATATTCTACGTGCTTCCTCGTTGGCCGAAGCACAGGCAGTCATCACCGGCGAGGCACGAGCCGGTTCGGCCAATTTTTTGCTTGTGCAAGCACCTGATCAGATAGTGAACATCGAGGCAGCACCGGAAGCGGTTGCCGTCAGTGGGTGTGTGGCGGGCTGTGTGGTACACGCTAATCATTTCATAGATCCCACAGCGTTGGGGATCGCTGAACGCCAGATTGAGCGTTATCCACATTCGCAGTGGCGACAAGCCCGATTACAAGCGTTGTTGGCAAAGCGCCCGCAATCGCTGGCAAGTGTCCAAATGGCACTGCGCGACCATGACCGTTACCCGTATTCGGTCTGTTTTCACATCGATCCTGCCGATCCACCTGATGAGCGATACGAAACGGTAACGTCGATCATCATGGATGTAACGGCGAGAACGTTGTATGCTACTGATGGGCCGCCGTGTGGACGGTCGTATGTTCGGTATCAATTAAGCGATTAA
- a CDS encoding phage tail sheath family protein, with amino-acid sequence MPVTLAYPGVYIEEVPSGVRTITGVATSITAFVGRARHGPVNDPVRIQNFGDYERIFGGLWEESTMSYAVQHFFLNGGTDSLIVRLINGATVARFNLSPASGTDNLTLDASNEGAWGNNLRISIDHATREPLQPDEFNLTVVEIIPGTNPVQAVRRETFRNVSINRTVPRYVGTVLAQESLLLRVPDPYAGTFPTVRPAEVGTGGDLSTFATPSSPGSDGEALVSSQYEGSFDNKTGIYALRKADMFNLLCLPPFTRETDVSETVWTKALAFCRDERAFLLIDAPSGWRSIEAAVSGIGTFSAAVARDDHAAIYFPRVRIPDPLRENRLEEFAPCGAVAGVFARTDAQRGVWKAPAGQDATLFGVRALAVNLTDGEQGQLNPLGVNCLRTFPVSGNVVWGARTYRGADQLASEWKYIPVRRLALFIEETLYRSLQWVVFEPNDEPLWAQIRLNVGAFMQTLFRQGAFQGRSPREAYLVKCDRETTTQTDINMGVVNIVVGFAPLKPAEFVIIKIQQLAGQIE; translated from the coding sequence ATGCCGGTCACTTTGGCGTATCCGGGTGTCTACATTGAGGAGGTTCCGAGCGGTGTGCGCACGATCACCGGGGTGGCGACGTCGATTACCGCTTTTGTCGGGCGGGCGCGGCACGGGCCGGTCAATGATCCGGTGCGAATTCAGAACTTCGGCGATTACGAACGGATCTTCGGTGGGCTTTGGGAAGAGAGCACGATGAGTTATGCGGTGCAGCACTTCTTCCTCAACGGCGGCACTGATTCCTTGATTGTGCGCCTGATCAATGGCGCGACTGTGGCTCGTTTCAATCTTTCGCCCGCGAGCGGTACCGATAATCTGACGCTGGATGCCAGCAACGAAGGCGCGTGGGGCAATAATTTGCGCATCAGTATTGATCATGCGACGCGCGAACCGTTGCAACCCGATGAGTTTAATCTAACCGTGGTCGAGATTATTCCGGGGACGAATCCGGTGCAGGCGGTGCGGCGCGAGACGTTTCGCAATGTCTCGATCAATCGGACTGTGCCGCGTTATGTGGGGACGGTGCTGGCGCAGGAGTCGCTGCTGTTGCGTGTGCCCGACCCCTATGCCGGCACATTTCCGACAGTGCGACCGGCCGAGGTTGGCACAGGAGGCGATCTCAGCACCTTCGCTACACCATCAAGCCCGGGTTCCGACGGAGAAGCGCTGGTTAGTTCGCAGTATGAAGGTAGCTTTGATAATAAAACCGGCATCTACGCCTTGCGCAAAGCCGATATGTTCAACCTGCTCTGCCTCCCGCCGTTCACCCGCGAGACCGATGTTAGTGAGACGGTGTGGACGAAGGCATTAGCGTTCTGTCGTGATGAGCGAGCGTTTTTGCTGATTGATGCGCCATCGGGCTGGCGGAGCATTGAAGCAGCGGTCAGCGGAATTGGTACGTTTAGTGCAGCGGTTGCGCGTGACGATCATGCGGCGATCTATTTTCCGCGAGTGCGCATTCCTGATCCATTGCGTGAGAATCGGTTGGAGGAGTTTGCGCCTTGCGGTGCGGTGGCCGGCGTCTTTGCTCGCACCGATGCCCAACGCGGGGTGTGGAAGGCTCCGGCCGGACAGGATGCGACGCTGTTTGGCGTGCGAGCGCTGGCGGTCAATTTGACTGATGGGGAACAGGGCCAACTCAACCCGCTGGGCGTCAATTGTCTGCGCACCTTCCCGGTGAGCGGCAATGTGGTCTGGGGAGCGCGCACCTATCGCGGCGCTGACCAGTTGGCTTCGGAATGGAAGTACATCCCGGTGCGCCGGTTGGCATTGTTTATCGAAGAGACGCTCTACCGCAGTCTGCAATGGGTGGTGTTTGAGCCGAACGATGAGCCGCTGTGGGCGCAGATCCGGCTGAACGTAGGCGCGTTTATGCAGACTCTCTTCCGGCAAGGCGCGTTTCAGGGCCGGTCGCCGCGCGAAGCCTATTTGGTGAAGTGTGACCGCGAGACGACGACCCAGACCGACATCAATATGGGGGTAGTAAACATTGTGGTTGGCTTTGCGCCGCTCAAGCCGGCTGAGTTTGTGATTATCAAGATTCAGCAGTTGGCCGGACAGATCGAATAG
- a CDS encoding ATP-binding protein — MSTATAIDWVTANQRYLSAALDVIKRRLAGERDEAGLREAGQALAAARAALPALPAIERLRIIFGLTDFETELLLLCAGVELDSGLATLCATAQGDPHRSRPTIGLALTVLPAAHWSAVTPTAPLRHWRLIELVEGEPLVTAPLRIDERVLHYLLGVATLDRRLQPLVRLLEPAVALPASHRQIVERIAALWEEQPAPPVQICGSDSYSRQALAAAIGDRLGRAVYLLRAEDVPAGPAEQELLARLWEREAALSGALALIAVDDGDTSRAWLGWLERVQGMVLLASADPLPSGDRLIVRVDVPQPDRTEQRSLWQQILGERSLTLNGQLEPLLVQFSLNTNTIRAVTLATTNDQEPDWWEVCRAQARLRLDGLAQRIETAAGWDDLVLPDEHMATLRQMVAHVRQRARVYDQWGFGRRGERGLGISALFAGPSGTGKTLAAEVLANELRLDLYRIDLSAVVSKYIGETEKNLRRIFDAAEGGGAILLFDEADGLFGRRSEVKDSHDRYANLEVSYLLQRMEAYRGLVILTTNMKQAIDTAFLRRLRFIVNFPFPDAAQRRRIWQRVFPPATPLAGLDWVRLAQLNLAGGNIRSIALNAAFLAADAGEPVGMHHILSAAHSEYAKLDKPLTETELRGWGC; from the coding sequence ATGAGCACGGCCACGGCAATCGATTGGGTGACAGCTAACCAGCGTTATCTGAGTGCGGCGCTTGACGTGATCAAGCGGCGCTTGGCCGGCGAGCGCGACGAAGCAGGCTTGCGCGAGGCCGGGCAGGCCCTTGCTGCTGCCCGCGCTGCGTTGCCCGCACTGCCGGCGATCGAGCGGTTGCGCATCATCTTTGGCTTAACCGATTTCGAGACTGAACTGCTGCTGCTCTGTGCGGGGGTGGAACTCGATAGCGGTTTGGCAACGCTCTGTGCCACAGCGCAGGGTGATCCGCACCGCTCTCGCCCAACCATCGGGTTGGCGCTGACAGTGCTGCCCGCTGCCCACTGGAGTGCGGTGACACCGACGGCGCCGCTTCGCCACTGGCGACTGATCGAGCTGGTCGAGGGCGAGCCATTGGTGACTGCGCCATTGCGCATCGACGAGCGGGTGCTGCACTACCTGCTCGGTGTGGCGACGCTTGACCGGCGCTTGCAACCGCTGGTGCGCCTGCTCGAGCCAGCGGTGGCGTTGCCGGCCTCGCATCGGCAAATCGTGGAGCGGATTGCAGCGCTGTGGGAAGAGCAACCTGCGCCGCCAGTGCAGATCTGCGGCAGCGATTCGTATAGTCGGCAGGCGCTTGCCGCTGCGATTGGCGATCGATTGGGGCGGGCAGTGTACCTGCTGCGGGCCGAAGATGTGCCCGCTGGCCCTGCCGAGCAAGAGTTGTTGGCCCGCCTGTGGGAGCGAGAAGCAGCGTTGAGTGGTGCGCTGGCACTGATCGCGGTGGACGATGGCGACACGTCGCGAGCTTGGCTTGGGTGGTTGGAACGGGTACAGGGCATGGTGTTGTTGGCGAGCGCCGATCCGCTGCCGTCCGGCGACCGGCTGATCGTGCGGGTTGATGTGCCGCAACCCGATCGTACCGAGCAACGATCGCTCTGGCAACAAATATTGGGTGAACGCAGTCTGACACTCAACGGCCAACTCGAACCGCTGCTGGTCCAGTTCTCCCTCAATACCAATACCATCCGCGCTGTGACTTTAGCAACCACGAACGATCAGGAACCGGACTGGTGGGAAGTCTGCCGCGCGCAGGCTCGTCTCCGGCTGGATGGGTTGGCCCAGCGGATCGAGACAGCGGCGGGTTGGGACGATCTGGTGTTACCAGACGAGCATATGGCAACGCTGCGCCAAATGGTAGCGCATGTGCGCCAAAGAGCACGAGTCTACGATCAGTGGGGGTTTGGTCGGCGCGGCGAACGCGGGTTGGGGATTAGCGCTCTCTTTGCCGGGCCAAGTGGTACCGGCAAGACGCTGGCTGCCGAGGTATTGGCGAATGAACTACGGCTCGATCTCTACCGTATCGACCTAAGTGCCGTAGTAAGTAAATACATCGGTGAGACCGAAAAGAATCTGCGGCGTATCTTCGACGCTGCGGAAGGCGGGGGCGCGATACTGTTGTTCGACGAAGCCGATGGGCTGTTTGGCCGGCGCAGTGAAGTGAAAGATAGTCACGATCGGTACGCCAACCTCGAAGTGAGTTATCTCTTGCAACGAATGGAAGCGTACCGCGGTTTGGTCATTCTCACCACCAACATGAAGCAAGCGATTGACACTGCCTTCCTGCGCCGTCTTCGCTTTATTGTCAACTTTCCCTTCCCCGACGCGGCGCAACGCCGGCGCATCTGGCAGCGGGTCTTCCCGCCCGCCACGCCGCTAGCCGGGTTGGATTGGGTACGGCTGGCGCAGTTGAATCTGGCCGGCGGCAACATTCGCAGCATTGCCTTGAATGCCGCTTTTCTTGCGGCTGATGCCGGCGAACCGGTCGGGATGCACCACATCTTGTCTGCGGCGCACAGCGAATACGCCAAATTGGACAAACCGCTGACCGAGACGGAATTGCGGGGGTGGGGATGTTAG
- a CDS encoding cupin domain-containing protein — protein sequence MRIEEDLSSNAHAMTKRGHVDVGKRLRTLRERQRMSIRALAEASGLAVNTLSLIENGRTSPSVSTLQRLAVALQVPISAFFTPEVPQQRIVYTPAGQAIASIFPHGTLADLAPGFINRTLEPLLLTLNPGAGSGPEAIIHTGQEFVFGVNGQILYTVADQTYTINPGDSLLFEAVLPHRWHNPGSTPAQALLVLCPLELPRSAFERHMRYE from the coding sequence GTGCGCATCGAGGAAGACCTGAGTAGTAACGCTCATGCGATGACCAAGCGTGGTCATGTCGATGTCGGCAAACGACTGCGTACCCTAAGGGAACGACAGCGTATGTCGATCCGTGCTCTCGCTGAAGCAAGTGGCTTGGCGGTCAATACGTTGAGTTTGATCGAGAACGGTCGCACGTCACCGAGCGTTAGTACGCTCCAACGCCTTGCGGTAGCGCTCCAAGTGCCGATTAGCGCCTTCTTTACCCCTGAAGTGCCCCAACAACGTATCGTCTATACCCCGGCCGGTCAAGCCATCGCCAGCATTTTTCCTCACGGTACGCTCGCCGATCTTGCTCCCGGTTTCATTAACCGTACCCTCGAGCCGCTGCTCCTTACCCTTAACCCCGGCGCCGGAAGCGGTCCCGAAGCAATTATTCATACCGGCCAAGAATTCGTCTTTGGGGTAAATGGTCAGATCCTCTATACCGTCGCCGACCAGACCTATACCATTAACCCCGGCGATAGCTTGCTGTTCGAGGCCGTCCTTCCCCACCGGTGGCATAACCCCGGCAGTACGCCGGCCCAAGCCTTGCTCGTCCTGTGCCCGCTCGAATTACCACGGAGTGCTTTTGAGCGCCATATGCGTTATGAATAG
- a CDS encoding DUF2085 domain-containing protein: protein MLLNIVHAARHRRGLVLVIGGVVLLIVLALLPVIATALDLERRLFFAVHGICAQSHNVISGGVQFPLCARDSGIYLGLMVTLGILALLGRLRSGRLPPLSISLTLLTFIVAMGIDGLNSTIAELGLPALYPPRNDLRLLTGLGFGSALAVGLLLVVNQTLLAPDRLEADQAPIGNWRELGLVVGGLGLVVLGIAIDQAVVAWPLVLLSVIGVTGVMTLAIMLPISAIAGLSGKVRTLRQLMWPALAGFLVALLLLAVLARWKIEMEVTGLLPPPLIPQ from the coding sequence ATGTTACTAAACATAGTGCATGCAGCGCGTCATCGTCGAGGTCTGGTTTTGGTGATCGGTGGAGTCGTACTACTTATTGTGCTGGCGCTGTTGCCGGTGATTGCCACTGCGCTAGACTTGGAGCGACGCCTTTTCTTTGCAGTGCATGGCATCTGCGCGCAGAGTCACAATGTGATATCCGGTGGTGTGCAGTTTCCGTTATGCGCACGTGACAGCGGCATCTATCTGGGGTTGATGGTAACGTTAGGGATATTGGCGCTATTGGGCCGTCTCCGCAGTGGGCGCTTACCACCGTTGTCGATCAGCCTGACCTTACTCACCTTCATTGTGGCGATGGGTATTGATGGTCTGAACTCGACGATTGCTGAGCTTGGCTTACCGGCACTGTACCCGCCACGCAATGATCTACGACTTCTGACGGGGTTGGGCTTTGGGTCAGCTTTAGCAGTCGGTCTGTTGTTAGTCGTGAATCAGACATTGCTCGCGCCGGATCGGCTGGAAGCGGATCAGGCGCCGATCGGTAATTGGCGTGAACTAGGGCTGGTAGTTGGCGGGTTAGGTTTGGTGGTACTGGGGATTGCCATCGATCAAGCGGTCGTGGCGTGGCCACTGGTGCTGCTCAGCGTCATCGGCGTGACCGGTGTTATGACGTTGGCGATTATGCTTCCAATCAGTGCAATTGCCGGATTGAGTGGCAAAGTTCGCACGCTACGGCAATTGATGTGGCCGGCACTGGCCGGCTTTCTCGTCGCACTACTGTTGCTAGCGGTGTTGGCACGATGGAAAATTGAAATGGAGGTGACAGGCCTGCTGCCGCCTCCATTGATACCGCAGTGA
- a CDS encoding AP2/ERF family transcription factor has product MPRRYAVRPANLPASEPPTAAEETKPLPISNDPLAVLRYEPLPDLNPEQARQLLTASVAQPTDEPKKIPARLRPKTTKHKGITRIDHPAKRTFGYFVRVTWNKQRRSKFFSDSVYGDRLAALAAAIEWRNATERELGKPRTERQVIGVSRTSTGIVGVRRTIKDGREVYEATWRDGNRIRRTSYSIAKHGERRALALARRAREKYERMRQRTPASD; this is encoded by the coding sequence ATGCCCCGCCGATACGCTGTCCGGCCGGCTAATTTACCGGCTTCCGAACCGCCAACTGCTGCGGAGGAAACAAAACCGCTGCCTATCAGCAATGATCCACTAGCTGTGTTGCGCTACGAACCTTTGCCCGATCTCAATCCCGAACAGGCGCGTCAGCTTCTGACCGCATCTGTTGCCCAACCAACCGATGAACCAAAAAAGATTCCGGCCCGCCTGCGCCCCAAGACGACTAAGCACAAGGGGATTACTCGCATTGATCACCCCGCTAAGCGTACCTTTGGCTATTTCGTGCGCGTAACGTGGAATAAGCAGCGCCGAAGCAAGTTCTTCTCCGACTCGGTGTACGGCGACCGGTTAGCAGCCTTGGCCGCCGCTATCGAATGGCGTAACGCTACCGAGCGCGAGCTTGGCAAGCCACGCACCGAACGGCAAGTGATCGGTGTCTCCCGTACCAGCACCGGCATCGTTGGTGTGCGCCGCACCATCAAAGATGGCCGTGAAGTCTATGAGGCAACCTGGCGCGACGGTAATCGCATCCGCCGCACCTCATACTCCATCGCTAAGCACGGTGAACGCCGTGCCCTCGCCCTTGCTCGCCGCGCCCGCGAGAAGTATGAGCGGATGCGTCAGCGGACCCCCGCCAGCGATTGA
- a CDS encoding arsenate-mycothiol transferase ArsC → MQTVLFICTGNYYRSRYAELLFNVLQVPGWCADSRGLRLSMANLGPIWPPVLERLQQRGFSPPHEVRWPLALGEEELVRAALVIALDETEHRPLIQQHFPMWADRIRYWQTPDLPALPAEVAFHRIEQGVQALIDELQTR, encoded by the coding sequence ATGCAAACCGTTCTCTTCATCTGTACGGGAAACTATTACCGTAGTCGCTACGCTGAACTGCTCTTCAATGTGCTGCAGGTACCGGGTTGGTGTGCCGATTCGCGTGGGCTGCGTTTGTCGATGGCTAACCTTGGGCCTATTTGGCCGCCGGTGTTGGAGCGCTTGCAACAACGCGGGTTTTCACCGCCGCATGAAGTGCGGTGGCCACTGGCGTTGGGCGAGGAAGAATTGGTACGCGCCGCACTGGTCATTGCACTGGACGAAACGGAGCATCGCCCACTTATACAGCAACACTTTCCGATGTGGGCCGATCGCATCCGTTATTGGCAGACGCCCGATCTCCCGGCTTTACCGGCTGAAGTGGCGTTTCACCGCATTGAGCAGGGCGTGCAAGCGTTGATCGATGAGTTACAGACCAGGTGA
- a CDS encoding metallophosphoesterase family protein, with protein sequence MEIGVVSDTHGKLAAAALPALQGVELIVHAGDIGDDAVVARLTTVAPVLAIHGNTDRGTALARTYPATRWIEREGVLIYLTHIGGQPHQLVQSLPKTAEGRVPQVYIFGHSHRPLCEMYKGILFLNPGTAGAPRGAGLSVARLRVENGQASAVIVPLAE encoded by the coding sequence ATGGAGATCGGGGTGGTTTCCGATACGCATGGCAAGCTGGCAGCGGCTGCATTACCGGCGTTGCAGGGGGTGGAGCTTATCGTGCATGCCGGTGACATCGGTGATGACGCGGTCGTGGCGCGGTTGACAACGGTTGCACCGGTACTCGCGATCCACGGTAACACTGACCGGGGCACTGCGTTGGCGCGGACGTATCCGGCGACACGCTGGATCGAGCGTGAAGGGGTGTTGATCTATCTGACTCACATCGGCGGGCAACCACACCAACTTGTGCAATCGTTACCGAAAACGGCTGAGGGACGGGTACCGCAGGTCTATATTTTTGGACATAGTCACCGGCCATTGTGCGAAATGTACAAAGGTATCCTCTTCCTGAACCCGGGCACTGCCGGCGCGCCGCGCGGAGCGGGTTTATCGGTGGCGCGTTTGCGAGTGGAAAATGGTCAGGCGAGTGCCGTGATTGTACCGTTGGCCGAATAG
- a CDS encoding phage tail protein — translation MAQFSVNAQRFDPYKNFKFRIKWDGRYVAGISKVSALKRTTEVVEHREGGDASNVRKSPGRTKYEPITLERGVTHDTEFEKWANKVWNYGSGLGAEVSLKDFRKDIIIEVYNEAGQLAIAYRVYRCWVSEYQALPELDANANAVAIQSIKLENEGWERDYDIGEPDEPSFTEPQ, via the coding sequence ATGGCTCAGTTTAGTGTGAATGCGCAGCGCTTCGATCCCTACAAGAATTTCAAGTTTCGGATCAAGTGGGACGGTCGGTACGTGGCCGGGATCAGCAAGGTGTCGGCGTTGAAACGTACTACCGAGGTGGTCGAGCATCGGGAGGGTGGTGATGCGAGTAATGTGCGCAAGTCGCCGGGACGCACCAAGTATGAACCGATCACGCTTGAGCGGGGTGTGACGCACGATACCGAGTTTGAGAAGTGGGCGAATAAGGTCTGGAATTACGGTTCTGGGCTGGGCGCTGAAGTTTCACTGAAAGATTTTCGTAAAGACATCATCATCGAGGTCTACAACGAGGCCGGTCAATTGGCGATTGCCTATCGGGTGTATCGCTGTTGGGTATCGGAGTATCAGGCGTTACCTGAACTTGACGCCAATGCCAATGCGGTCGCGATCCAGAGTATCAAGCTGGAGAATGAGGGTTGGGAACGCGATTACGACATTGGCGAGCCGGACGAGCCAAGTTTCACTGAGCCACAGTAG
- a CDS encoding DUF4255 domain-containing protein produces MSNALAIAAVTAVLRDLLQDGLIDHDLTGALGDVTVSVLAPAQALAASTPNSGQLNLFLYHVSYNPGWRNHGLPSRSGRGELISDPPLALDLHYLLTAYTDKDYLAELLLGYAMQLLHETPVLARDAIRIALAPSAPVSGVALPGAARASLVAADLADQIEQIKITPEPLSLEQVSQIWSSMQSPYRPTVAYRASVVLIESRRPTRQALPVRRRNLYVLPLSRPRITQLGSQRTANDPVSFQQPILPGYRLVIRGQQLRGDDVVIRIGETEVTISPDQMTDTQIIIPLPATLRAGVQAVQVVHRLRLGTPPTPHRGVESNVAAFILSPIVSATAGSRDGNGNVTLTLNLTPPVGKQQRVTLLLDETPPPANRPARSFALPLPARASAPLPNDTDATLTLTTDIVPAGTYLVRVQVDGAESQLDVSGSGFSGPTVIIP; encoded by the coding sequence ATGAGTAATGCGCTGGCGATTGCCGCGGTCACCGCCGTGTTGCGTGATCTGCTGCAAGATGGTCTGATCGACCACGACCTCACCGGCGCCCTCGGTGATGTGACGGTAAGCGTCTTGGCGCCGGCGCAGGCCCTCGCTGCCTCTACTCCTAATAGCGGCCAACTCAACCTCTTTCTCTACCACGTGAGCTATAACCCCGGCTGGCGCAACCATGGTCTGCCGTCGCGTTCGGGACGCGGCGAGCTGATCAGTGATCCGCCGCTGGCGCTCGATCTGCACTATTTGTTGACTGCCTACACCGACAAAGACTATCTGGCCGAACTGTTGCTGGGGTATGCGATGCAGCTCTTGCATGAGACGCCGGTGCTAGCCCGCGATGCCATCCGCATTGCGCTCGCCCCGTCTGCGCCGGTCAGTGGCGTGGCGTTGCCGGGTGCAGCCCGTGCCAGCCTAGTGGCTGCCGATCTAGCCGATCAGATCGAACAGATCAAGATCACTCCCGAACCGCTGAGCCTCGAACAGGTCTCGCAGATCTGGTCAAGCATGCAATCGCCGTACCGGCCTACCGTGGCCTACCGGGCATCGGTGGTCTTGATCGAGAGCCGGCGGCCTACCCGGCAGGCGCTGCCGGTGCGCCGGCGCAATCTCTATGTGCTGCCGCTCAGCCGGCCGCGTATCACCCAACTCGGCTCACAACGCACCGCAAACGATCCGGTGAGCTTCCAGCAGCCAATCTTGCCCGGTTATCGGTTGGTGATCCGTGGCCAGCAGTTGCGCGGTGACGATGTCGTGATCCGGATTGGCGAGACCGAAGTGACCATCTCGCCGGATCAGATGACCGATACGCAGATTATTATCCCCTTACCGGCAACGTTACGGGCTGGAGTGCAGGCGGTACAAGTTGTACATCGGCTGCGACTCGGCACGCCGCCCACCCCGCATCGTGGGGTCGAATCGAATGTGGCAGCGTTCATCTTGTCGCCAATCGTCAGCGCTACCGCCGGATCGCGTGATGGCAACGGTAATGTTACGCTGACTCTTAATCTCACGCCGCCGGTAGGCAAGCAACAGCGGGTGACGCTCTTACTCGACGAGACGCCGCCGCCGGCCAACCGGCCAGCGCGCTCGTTCGCGTTGCCGCTGCCGGCGCGCGCATCGGCGCCTCTACCCAACGATACTGATGCGACGCTCACGCTCACGACGGACATCGTGCCGGCGGGCACCTATCTGGTGCGGGTGCAGGTAGACGGGGCCGAAAGTCAACTTGATGTAAGCGGAAGCGGGTTTAGCGGGCCAACGGTGATCATCCCATGA
- a CDS encoding T4 family baseplate hub assembly chaperone, with protein MAISAATLLNIWETGTTQAPVVRVLTLLTPLFPETPVAELPIGMRDSLLLLVREWLLGTQMDCVAVCPGCATRVEFVVATTALRALAPTITEQQLTIGEQQLAFRLPASIDLLALPRDSAATRHLIERCLIEAPMTLSDEILTAVVTAMTEADPLLDLRIALNCPDCGHTWVAPFDVAGFVWQELDRWVRRLLRDVHSLARAYGWKESAILALSPQRRALYLQMVNDERSVG; from the coding sequence ATGGCCATTTCGGCAGCGACGTTGCTCAATATCTGGGAAACTGGCACGACACAAGCGCCGGTCGTGCGGGTGTTGACCTTGTTGACGCCGTTGTTTCCTGAGACGCCGGTAGCCGAGTTGCCGATTGGTATGCGGGATAGTTTGCTGTTGCTGGTGCGGGAATGGTTGCTTGGGACGCAGATGGATTGTGTTGCAGTTTGTCCGGGCTGTGCAACGCGGGTGGAGTTTGTGGTGGCGACGACCGCCTTACGTGCGTTAGCGCCGACGATAACCGAGCAACAACTTACGATTGGTGAGCAGCAACTTGCGTTTCGTCTGCCGGCCAGTATCGATCTGTTGGCATTACCACGCGACTCCGCTGCAACACGCCATTTGATCGAGCGGTGCTTGATCGAGGCACCGATGACCCTATCTGATGAGATATTGACGGCGGTGGTTACGGCAATGACCGAGGCCGATCCGCTGCTCGATCTGCGGATCGCCCTGAACTGTCCCGATTGCGGTCATACGTGGGTGGCGCCGTTTGATGTAGCGGGATTTGTCTGGCAGGAACTCGATCGGTGGGTGAGACGGTTGTTGCGCGATGTGCATTCATTGGCGCGTGCGTATGGTTGGAAGGAGAGCGCGATTTTGGCGCTTAGCCCGCAACGGCGCGCCCTGTATTTGCAGATGGTGAATGATGAACGATCCGTTGGCTAA